In Betta splendens chromosome 19, fBetSpl5.4, whole genome shotgun sequence, the following proteins share a genomic window:
- the LOC114846474 gene encoding NADPH oxidase organizer 1-like yields MAAEQRFVISARVIGAVRRDAPKLKTFMMSVLWSDASEVIIYRSFKEFKKFHRQLKKRFPLLNPFRKSDRVIPKFNGKARRSSLKQKGSQRSVNRMKLLENYCNKLLKCEQTVTQSSEATQFFTPKAHDLDQDFTKNSFMILLSENQPDGSSGGGWGVTHQHGASITHPFVTTTYRCVAAYETKDTKNQPFKVNVDEKVDVLIKDPSGWWLVENESRRLAWFPAPYLETLDGEDDDDDEEYPVRGNLYCAVRSYSTKKSDEVSVPIGSVVEVLRKSDDGWWLVRFNGKAGYIPSMYLQQYHNPRMGFFSMQSKLHGSSLNLGTGRELESPRPLSVSKAAESESGSEARSRSGTPVPERLLRAQSLNVLSETWLQTQAAGSAGGSGGRARSMSNTSAESSLSDFSSSSGSSSSLRDEVQAQSGAADTRRNADSGCGSFASGFSDRGSDRSSRRSGSLKVTEAAPAAPRVPPRPKTQEILTRCTSMTRKAALATKSRVQNQAELIQTR; encoded by the exons ATGGCCGCGGAGCAGCGCTTCGTGATCAGTGCCCGCGTCATCGGAGCCGTCCGCAGGGACGCGCCGAAGCTGAAG ACTTTCATGATGTCAGTGTTATGGAGCGATGCCAGTGAGGTTATTATCTACAGGTCCTTCAAGGAGTTCAAGAAATTTCAT AGACAGCTGAAGAAGAGGTTTCCTCTCCTTAATCCGTTTCGAAAAAGCGACAGAGTTATTCCCAAATTTAATG GAAaggcgaggaggagcagcctcAAGCAGAAGGGATCCCAGCGATCTGTCAACCGCATGAAGCTCCTGGAAAACTACTGCAATAAGCTGCTCAAGTGTGAACAAACGGTGACTCAAAGTTCGGAGGCCACACAGTTCTTCACCCCGAAAGCCCACGATCTGGATCAGGACTTCACCAAAAACAG CTTCATGATCCTGCTGTCGGAAAATCAGCCCGATGGGTCGAgcgggggagggtggggggtcaCCCACCAGCACGGGGCCAGCATCACCCACCCGTTCGTCACCACGACGTACCGCTGCGTGGCCGCGTACGAAACGAAGGACACGAAGAATCAGCCGTTCAAGGTGAACGTGGACGAGAAGGTGGACGTCCTGATCAAAGACCCTTCAG GCTGGTGGCTGGTGGAGAACGAGAGCAGGCGCCTCGCTTGGTTTCCCGCGCCCTACCTGGAGACGTTGGACggcgaggatgatgatgatgatgaagaataccCAGTACGAG GTAACCTGTACTGTGCTGTGAGGAGTTACTCCACCAAGAAGAGTGATGAAGTGTCCGTGCCTATCGGCTCTGTGGTGGAGGTGCTGAGAAAGTCTGACGACGGCTGGTGGTTGGTCAG ATTCAACGGAAAGGCCGGTTACATCCCATCCATGTACCTGCAGCAGTACCACAACCCGCGAATGGGCTTCTTCAGCATGCAGAGTAAGCTGCACGGCTCCAGCCTGAACCTGGGGACCGGCCGCGAGCTCGAGAGCCCTCGGCCCCTCAGCGTCAGCAAGGCCGCCGAGTCAGAGAGCGGCTCAGAGGCTCGGTCCAGAAGCGGCACCCCGGTGCCCGAGCGTCTCCTCAGGGCCCAGTCTCTGAACGTCCTGTCTGAGACCTGGCTGCAGACGCAGGCGGCGGGAAGCGCCGGCGGCTCCGGGGGCCGAGCGCGCAGCATGAGCAACACCAGCGCCGAGTCCAGCCTCTCCGACTTCTCCTCGAGCAGCGGGTCGTCTTCCAGTCTAAGGGACGAAGTGCAGGCGCAGAGCGGCGCCGCGGACACGCGACGCAACGCCGACAGCGGCTGCGGCAGCTTCGCCTCCGGCTTCTCAGACCGAGGCTCGGACAGGAGCTCAAGGCGCTCCGGGAGCCTCAAGGTCACTGAGGCGGCCCCCGCTGCTCCCAGGGTTCCCCCCAGACCCAAGACCCAGGAGATCCTGACCCGCTGCACTTCCATGACCCGCAAGGCGGCCTTGGCCACCAAGAGCAGGGTTCAGAACCAAGCAGAGCTCATTCAAACGCGCTAG